The following are encoded in a window of Roseimaritima ulvae genomic DNA:
- a CDS encoding CDP-alcohol phosphatidyltransferase family protein → MNQPVPIENAPPNRHLTLPNGLSVLRFIGSWGMLWAAYQGQPHWVVGLFLFLTATDWVDGKLAILLHQRSKIGPKLDTIADVTMYVCLIVATLLLHHDVLWEQLGAYLIGTAAIYLVSIMFSVYKFRRIPSYHTRAAKTCTFLMLVGILSLFLGWSIWPLRIALIGVILANLEAIAITYLASEPLSDIEHVGLVKRS, encoded by the coding sequence ATGAACCAACCCGTCCCAATCGAAAACGCTCCCCCCAACCGCCATTTGACCTTGCCTAATGGGCTCTCGGTGCTGCGATTTATCGGTTCCTGGGGGATGCTGTGGGCCGCCTATCAGGGACAGCCGCATTGGGTTGTCGGCCTATTTCTTTTCCTTACCGCGACCGACTGGGTGGACGGCAAGCTGGCGATCTTGCTGCATCAACGTTCCAAGATCGGCCCCAAGCTGGACACGATCGCCGATGTGACCATGTATGTCTGCTTGATTGTCGCCACACTCCTTTTGCATCACGATGTGCTGTGGGAACAGTTGGGGGCGTACTTGATCGGCACCGCCGCGATCTACCTAGTGTCAATCATGTTTAGTGTTTACAAATTTCGCCGGATTCCCAGTTACCACACGCGAGCCGCCAAGACCTGCACGTTTCTAATGCTTGTCGGGATTCTCTCGCTGTTTCTGGGTTGGTCGATCTGGCCGCTGCGAATCGCCCTGATCGGCGTGATACTGGCCAATCTGGAGGCCATCGCGATCACCTATTTGGCCAGTGAACCGCTCAGTGACATCGAGCACGTCGGGCTGGTCAAACGCTCGTAA
- a CDS encoding phosphatidate cytidylyltransferase: MNDLIVPPYLVRTAIAAACVMAAGTVVRLVAIRKQPNDVAAQRLQSLKTWWIITSLVIGAALAGPLAIVILAALVSLLALREYAALPFQPPLDRNALWGGYGLVLCSYGALLFGQGELFVKGFPLLAVLLPSTLLILSGDAAQYTRQVARMTWGLLVTAYGIGHLALLVKPPPSATPDTDVVGLFLFVVAVTEVNDIAQALGGRRIGRRKLSAISPRKTWEGFACGLFVSVIVAVLLGRWLTTLALGPLAAAGVLISVAGLLGDLNISGLKREVGVKDSGTMVPGQGGILDRIDSLTFTAPLFYYFYLYYWLGTSK; this comes from the coding sequence ATGAACGACCTGATCGTGCCACCTTACCTCGTCCGAACCGCCATCGCTGCCGCGTGCGTGATGGCTGCCGGTACCGTGGTTCGACTGGTGGCGATCCGCAAACAACCGAACGATGTCGCAGCACAGCGTTTGCAGAGCCTGAAAACGTGGTGGATTATTACTTCGTTGGTCATCGGTGCTGCGCTCGCCGGCCCCTTGGCGATCGTTATCCTGGCCGCGTTGGTCAGCCTGCTTGCCTTGCGAGAGTACGCCGCTCTACCGTTTCAACCACCGCTTGACCGCAACGCATTATGGGGCGGTTACGGACTTGTTCTGTGCAGCTACGGAGCTTTGCTTTTTGGCCAAGGCGAGTTGTTTGTGAAAGGCTTTCCTCTGTTGGCCGTGTTGTTGCCCAGCACGCTGCTGATTCTTTCCGGCGACGCAGCGCAATACACGCGACAGGTTGCACGGATGACATGGGGGCTTTTGGTAACGGCATACGGCATCGGTCACCTTGCCCTTCTGGTCAAACCACCCCCGTCAGCGACCCCGGATACCGATGTGGTTGGGCTGTTCCTGTTTGTTGTCGCCGTAACCGAAGTCAACGACATCGCTCAAGCTCTGGGCGGCCGACGTATAGGGCGGCGGAAGCTGAGTGCGATTTCGCCGCGAAAAACTTGGGAAGGTTTTGCTTGCGGGTTGTTCGTTTCGGTGATCGTTGCCGTACTTCTCGGGCGATGGTTGACGACGCTTGCTCTTGGTCCCTTAGCGGCCGCCGGGGTGTTGATTTCCGTCGCGGGCTTGCTGGGCGACTTAAATATCTCGGGCCTGAAACGCGAAGTCGGAGTGAAGGACAGCGGGACAATGGTCCCCGGCCAGGGCGGGATCCTCGATCGCATCGATAGCCTCACCTTCACTGCACCATTGTTCTACTACTTTTACTTATACTATTGGCTGGGGACCTCCAAATGA
- a CDS encoding TVP38/TMEM64 family protein — MRNRVILLLVLLALLALGWWKYADAVSWQTLADQEEQLRQTVRTNWGSSLVFGFLIYVLLSLVPGTAGKSIVYGWLFGFWLGLLIVSTALTIAAVISLIVVRYMFRDWVEAKLSRFIRIIDSAVASQGATWLVALRLMHAPYTITNYALGATDVRVKTFAWTTQLGMLPGTIVFVLAGASIPELHTLAEKGIWGVVDVPLMVLLSLLALLPLLGRWVRSRFRNARSVAEQRTNAANEPAEP, encoded by the coding sequence ATGCGAAACCGTGTAATCCTGTTGCTCGTCCTCCTGGCCCTGCTTGCGCTCGGCTGGTGGAAGTACGCAGATGCGGTGAGTTGGCAGACGCTCGCCGACCAAGAGGAACAGCTTCGCCAAACCGTCCGAACGAATTGGGGCAGTTCCCTGGTGTTTGGATTTCTGATTTACGTCCTGCTGTCCCTGGTGCCTGGCACGGCGGGCAAGTCGATTGTCTATGGCTGGTTGTTTGGCTTTTGGCTGGGATTGTTGATTGTCAGCACTGCGCTCACGATTGCCGCTGTGATCAGTCTAATCGTGGTCCGGTATATGTTCCGGGATTGGGTCGAGGCGAAGCTGTCGCGATTCATTCGTATCATCGACAGCGCGGTAGCAAGTCAAGGTGCCACCTGGCTGGTCGCGCTGCGGCTGATGCACGCGCCCTACACGATAACCAACTATGCCTTGGGCGCCACCGACGTACGGGTGAAGACCTTCGCTTGGACGACGCAATTGGGAATGTTGCCGGGAACGATCGTGTTTGTGCTGGCGGGAGCGAGTATCCCGGAACTACATACGCTCGCCGAGAAAGGAATTTGGGGCGTGGTGGACGTGCCGCTGATGGTGTTGCTGTCCTTGCTGGCTTTGCTGCCCCTGTTGGGACGTTGGGTCCGAAGCCGTTTCCGCAACGCCCGCAGCGTCGCGGAACAGCGAACGAATGCCGCCAACGAGCCCGCCGAACCATGA